Proteins from a genomic interval of Equus quagga isolate Etosha38 chromosome 13, UCLA_HA_Equagga_1.0, whole genome shotgun sequence:
- the SPATA45 gene encoding spermatogenesis-associated protein 45: protein MASINRPSEMTKKRKADKQRLLEEINEKRESNCLVERSNEVSLLRVQKRHFTGVYKSFIHTQIREPVPDSGRSSWVTLSLLVHTEKKHFPPKNNAIFG from the exons ATGGCATCTATAAACAGACCTAGTGAAATGACTAAAAAACGTAAAGCAGATAAACAACGTCTCCTGGAGGAGATCAACGAAAAGCGTGAATCCAACTGCTTGGTGGAAAGGAGCAATGAAGTCAGCTTACTGCGAGTCCAAAAGAGGCATTTCACTGGTGTCTATAAGTCCTTTATTCACACCCAAATCAGAGAGCCTGTCCCCGACAGTGGCAGGAGCTCCTGGGTCACACTGAGTCTCCTTGTTCACACCGAGAAAAAGCACTTTCCACCAAAAA ataatgcCATATTTGGATAA